A single region of the Melioribacteraceae bacterium 4301-Me genome encodes:
- a CDS encoding sigma 54-interacting transcriptional regulator: MNKLDILLKYKKRIYLVCIVIGLSIVLLFGGFSNQLNRDFEKLFYKVLPNKELDKSIILITIDSNDIETLGGWPLKRSYYALLINKLSQLKTKVIGLEIMLSDRTPLQSVYNDLLNDELKKANNVVLSSVVIKLKNETLHDSIIFSQPKYFVPSLKSGHLDYFVSDGIYIPTKIAFGDSYEKSFSSVISEFMNKKADDLVEVNFYNSWKNFTRYSLLDFFSMIDNNNNELKNFRNKAILIGVTDPSIAKHIQTNFDDNLPGIALHAFAVDNILTERSINYKAKPIVNTIVLLFLIILTQLNIDEKVFKIYLMTTVLYLIVSVVLLYFFYIQFNYSAFIIPLLFLFSFDSVMYMLKNKIYLRESLSQSEILKLSLKRKEEQLKKLQKELDLAENSQPSELIAKVNYLKNAVAKLQKEQLNNEPAEAINEVEIKNFHGLVYKSKLMDDVVSLIEKVAQSDATVLIEGESGSGKELAARAIHKLSKRSKNNFIAVNCAALTESLLESELFGHVKGSFTNAVADKKGKFELADNGTIFLDEIGETSENFQAKLLRVIQFGEIAKVGSTSNLKVDVRIIAATNKNLEQLVKEKKFREDLFYRLNVIKISMPSLRDRKEDIEVLANYFVGLEDAGLKLSKGVVDVLKLYEWKGNVRELESVLKRAVILAKAENRKIIKLHDLPQQIAKTDNIELEMLILESLREKQFSHSSINETAKELNNLSRTVVAENLRGMFFKVFYESNFNFETAVRKLADSNDEKVLERVSSKAEIYLKNVSKDLVKYPNRPFEEIKPKIISKYKNLPSKFHYYFDEFIKYLLENSPGKF, translated from the coding sequence ATGAACAAGCTTGACATTTTGTTAAAGTATAAAAAGCGAATTTACCTTGTTTGTATAGTGATTGGTTTATCAATTGTGCTTTTATTTGGAGGTTTTTCCAATCAGCTGAATCGAGATTTTGAGAAGTTATTTTATAAGGTATTGCCAAATAAAGAGCTTGATAAAAGTATAATTTTAATTACAATTGATTCTAATGATATAGAAACACTCGGCGGCTGGCCTCTTAAACGAAGTTATTATGCTTTGCTTATAAATAAATTGTCACAGTTGAAAACTAAAGTAATAGGCTTAGAGATAATGTTGTCTGACCGAACCCCACTTCAGTCTGTTTATAACGATTTACTGAACGATGAATTGAAAAAAGCTAATAATGTTGTACTCTCATCTGTTGTTATTAAACTTAAAAATGAAACTTTGCACGATTCTATAATTTTCTCTCAACCTAAGTATTTTGTCCCATCCTTAAAATCCGGGCATTTAGATTATTTTGTTTCAGATGGAATTTATATCCCGACAAAAATTGCTTTTGGCGATTCCTATGAAAAATCTTTTTCCTCTGTCATTTCAGAGTTTATGAACAAAAAAGCTGATGACCTAGTTGAAGTAAATTTTTATAACAGCTGGAAAAATTTCACAAGATATAGCCTTTTAGATTTTTTCTCTATGATTGATAACAATAATAATGAACTAAAGAATTTCCGAAATAAAGCAATTCTTATTGGAGTTACTGACCCTTCAATTGCAAAGCATATTCAAACAAATTTTGATGATAACTTACCAGGCATTGCTCTTCATGCTTTTGCGGTAGATAATATCCTAACAGAACGCTCAATAAACTATAAAGCAAAACCAATTGTTAATACTATTGTGCTGTTATTTTTAATAATATTAACACAATTAAATATTGATGAAAAAGTTTTTAAGATATATTTAATGACTACAGTACTTTATTTAATTGTGTCAGTAGTTTTACTGTATTTTTTTTATATACAATTTAATTACTCGGCATTTATCATCCCTCTTTTATTTTTGTTTTCTTTTGATTCTGTGATGTACATGCTCAAAAACAAAATTTATTTAAGGGAAAGCTTATCACAGTCAGAAATCTTAAAACTTTCTCTAAAACGAAAAGAAGAACAGTTAAAAAAACTTCAGAAGGAATTAGACCTTGCAGAAAACTCACAGCCAAGCGAATTAATTGCCAAAGTTAATTATCTTAAAAATGCTGTAGCAAAACTCCAGAAAGAACAGCTAAATAATGAGCCAGCTGAAGCAATAAATGAAGTTGAAATTAAAAATTTTCATGGGTTGGTCTACAAAAGTAAGCTGATGGACGATGTTGTAAGTTTAATTGAAAAAGTTGCCCAAAGCGATGCAACAGTATTAATAGAAGGTGAAAGTGGAAGTGGCAAAGAATTAGCAGCAAGGGCGATACATAAATTGAGTAAAAGAAGTAAAAATAATTTTATTGCTGTCAATTGCGCTGCTTTAACTGAATCCCTGCTGGAAAGTGAATTGTTTGGACATGTAAAAGGTTCTTTTACTAATGCTGTGGCCGACAAAAAAGGTAAATTCGAATTGGCTGATAATGGTACGATTTTTCTGGATGAGATTGGAGAGACAAGTGAAAATTTTCAGGCTAAACTTTTAAGAGTAATTCAATTCGGCGAAATAGCTAAAGTTGGTTCAACTTCTAATTTAAAAGTAGATGTAAGAATTATTGCTGCTACAAATAAAAATCTTGAACAACTGGTAAAAGAAAAAAAATTTAGGGAAGACCTTTTCTATCGCTTAAATGTTATTAAAATTTCTATGCCAAGCTTGAGGGATAGGAAAGAAGATATTGAAGTTCTTGCAAATTATTTTGTTGGATTAGAAGACGCAGGACTGAAATTATCAAAAGGGGTCGTTGACGTGCTTAAATTGTACGAATGGAAAGGCAATGTGAGAGAGTTAGAATCTGTTTTGAAAAGAGCAGTAATTTTGGCAAAAGCAGAAAATAGAAAGATTATTAAACTGCATGACTTGCCGCAGCAAATTGCTAAAACAGACAACATTGAATTAGAAATGTTAATTTTGGAATCGCTTAGAGAAAAACAATTTTCACATTCTTCTATCAATGAAACAGCAAAAGAATTGAACAATTTAAGTAGGACAGTCGTGGCAGAAAATTTACGTGGGATGTTCTTTAAGGTATTCTATGAATCTAATTTTAACTTTGAAACGGCAGTTAGAAAGCTTGCAGATTCAAATGACGAAAAAGTATTAGAAAGAGTATCTTCTAAAGCTGAAATCTACTTGAAAAATGTATCTAAAGATTTAGTGAAATACCCTAATAGACCTTTTGAGGAAATTAAACCCAAGATTATATCTAAATACAAGAATCTGCCCTCTAAGTTTCATTACTACTTTGATGAATTTATAAAATACCTCCTCGAAAATTCACCTGGAAAATTTTGA